The Pectobacterium sp. A5351 genome contains the following window.
TTCCATTACAGCATTAAGCGGGAGAATAAAGACTTCGTTGTTAACTTTAACGGACATACCATCGAGGATGGCTAACGTTAATGGTAACAAGATTCTGATAGTCGTACCTTTTCCAGCCTGGAAGTGGATTTCAACATGCCCCCCCATTTCCTGGATATTCCGCTTAACCACGTCCATGCCAACACCGCGGCCAGAAACATCTGTGACCTTCTCTGCAGTAGAGAAGCCAGGAGCAAAAATCAACATGCCCACTTCTTCATCAGACATCGTGTCGCTCACGGCCAACCCTTGAGACAGAGCTTTAGCCAGAATTCTTTCGCGGTTGAGCCCTGCACCATCATCGATAACTTCAATACAGATGTTACCACCCTGATGTTCTGCAGAAAGCGTCAGGTTACCCACTGCAGATTTACCTGCCGCAACGCGTTTATCTGGAGATTCGATGCCGTGATCGAGACTATTACGCACCAAGTGTGTCAGAGGATCGATAATACGTTCGATCAAACTCTTATCCAATTCAGTCGAACTCCCCATCAACGTTAGCTCAACCTGCTTATCCAATTTAGCTGCCAGGTCACGAACCAAACGAGGGAAACGGCTAAATACATATTCCATTGGCATCATACGAATGGACATGACAGATTCTTGCAGATCGCGAGCGTTACGTTCTAACTGCCCCATACTATTGAGCAAGTCACCATGCGCGACAGGATCGAGTTCGCTTGAGCGTTGTGCGAGCATAGATTGTGTAATAACTAACTCACCAACGAGGTTGATAAGCTGGTCAACCTTCTCAACCGCTACACGGATACTGGTATCACCGGTTTTTGCTTTATTTTTTCCATTTTCCGGTGCAGCTTGTGGTTTTGCAGCACCTGGCGCAGACGCTACGACTGATGCTACCGGTGCTGGTGCTTCGACAACAGCCAACGTCTCCACTACTTCAGCGACAGCAGGTTGGCTGACAACGGCAGATTTAAAGCTGATTTGCTCAGGTTCAAGAACAAAACACAGAACAGCACTAATATCGTCTTCACTTTCAGACGTGACCAATGTCACTTCTACGCTAGTGTCTGTCTGGTGAGGGTCTTTAACGGTTCCCAGATTGCCAAGCTCTTCCAGCATCTGAGGTATTTCCTGAGATTTCAGGCCGGTTAGTGCAATACGCATTTCACCTTTACCTGCAGCGTTTGATGTAGGGCTGGCAGTGTGCGGTGTTGCAACCGGAGCCTCAGCCAAGGCAACATCATCATCAGCTTTAGACTCCAAAGCGAGCTGGCGCAGAGCCTGACAGATATACTCAAAGCTTTCAGCATTGGGTTCCTGCGCGGTTTTATAAGCGTCCAACTGATCCTGCATAATGTCTTTTGTTTCCAGAAACAGGTTGATGATATCGGTGCTAAGACGCATTTCTCCGCGTCTTGCCCCATCGAGTAGGTTTTCTAAAATGTGTGTAGTTTCCTGCAATACTTTAAAACCGAACGTGCCTGCACCTCCTTTGATTGAGTGAGCGGCTCGGAAAATCGCATTCAACTGCTCAGTATCAGGCTCTGACGGATCCAACAATAATAAATGTTGTTCCATGTCTGCCAGTAATTCATCTGCTTCATCAAAGAACGTTTGATAGAAAGCACTCATGTCCATGCTCACGTGGTCACCTCTGCTGTGAATCGCGGCTTATTGAGAAGGCGTCGCCTGACTATCGGGCGCAGCAGGCAACGTGGTGGTTGGCTGTTGGCGCTCTGGAGCAGGAACTCCATTAGCTGGAAGTGGCGATGCCCCACCACTTCCACTCGTATTCTTATCACTATTTTCGGCAGCCGGAATGGTAGGTTTAGGCTTATCCAACTCCATATTTTGTAAATTTTCCACCTTGTCTATATTTACAGCAGAGCTTTCTGCGTTTTCTTCTTCAATATCCTTTTGAGCCTGTCTGCTCAATACCAGCAAACTGATGCGTCGGTTAATCGCATCATTTCCACTTGTCGCCTGTTTGAGGTTCATTGTTGCAGCCATACCCACTACGCGCAAAACTTTTCCATCAGACAAACCACCAAAAATAAGCTCTCGGCGTGATGCATTGGCACGATCTGCAGACAATTCCCAGTTACTATAACCACGTTCCCCTGTCGTATACTGAACATCATCAGTATGGCCTGAAATACTCAATTTATTAGGAAAATCGTTCAGGATTGGCGCTATTGCACGCAGGATATCTCGCATATAAGGTTCAACCTGTGCGCTCCCGGTTTTAAACATTGGGCGGTTTTGACTATCGATGATTTGGATACGTAAGCCTTCATCGATCATTTCAATTAACAGATGTGGTCGAAGTGCACGCAGCCGAGGATCGGCCTCAATTAACTGATCCAGACGTTCACGCAATCTATTGAGTCGAACCTCATCCAGTTTCTTTTCCACGTTATCTGTCTTGATGGCCTTTTTCACTTCACCATCTTGCTGGGTTGGATCGTTTCCTCCGCCAGGAATCGGGCTGGAACTGTCACTTGATTTAGAGCCCGAAGTTAGCGCGACCTTGAGTGGAGTGCGGAAATACTCTGCAATTTGGGCGAGCTGCATTGGTGTAGAAATTGCTATAAGCCACATTACAAGAAACAATGCCATCATTGCTGTCATGAAGTCAGCGTAGGCAATCTTCCAGGAGCCACCATGGTGGCCTCCATGACCAGACTTACGCTTTTTGCGAATAATGGGATGTTGATGTTTCATGCGTTACTGTCCGACGCTTGCTGAGTCGGCGATTTTACACGACGAATATGCTCTTCCAATTCGGTAAAGGAAGGGCGCTCCGTGGAGTACAGCGTTTTACGACCAAATTCAACGGCAATTTGTGGGGCATAACCATTAAGGCTCGATAGCAAAGTGACTTTAATACACTGCAATACTTTGATTTTTTCTGCATTTTTATGACGCAGTAACGCTGCCAAAGGTGAGACAAAGCCGTAAGCAAGTAGGATACCCAAAAAGGTTCCTACCATCGCATTGGCAATCATCATCCCCAGTTCAGCGGCAGGACGATCAACGAAAGCCAGTGAGTGAACGACTCCCATAACAGCAGCTACGATACCAAATGCCGGAAGACCGTCCCCCATTAGCGTCAAGCTCGTCGCAGGCACTTCGCTTTCATGTTCAATCGTTTCAATCTCTTCGTCCATCAGCGTTTCAATCTCAAACGCATTCATGTTGCCGCTGACCATCAAACGCAAATAATCGGTGATAAACTCAACAATGGTATTGTCAGCAAGAATATTCGGATAGCTCGAAAAGATTTCACTCTCACGAGGGTTATCAATATCAAACTCCAGGGAAAGCATACCTTGCTGACGAGATTTGGCCATCACACGAAAGAGTAAGGCCATGAGATCCATATATAATGCTTTATTGTACTTGGAACTTTTGACCAAAAGGGGGAAGGCTCGTAGCGTGGCTTTTATCGCTTTTCCTGTGTTACCCACGATGAAAGCACCTACTGCCGCACCGCCGATAATAATCAGTTCCGCAGGTTGGTAAAGCGCCCCCAGGTGCCCACCAACCATGAGATAACCGCCAAGTATCGAGCCAATGACAACGATATAACCCAATATAACCAGCACAAGGAATCCTTAAGTAAAAAAGTGGACGGAAGGCGAGATAAAACTGCGGAGCCGTAGCCAGAAAATTTTTTAGGAAGAAATCTATCACTGCCGTCACGACTAACAATGATAGATTTACAAATCGCTACAGGCTCAGACTGCGTGTTTTACCTGTTCATCCAGCAGTTGAGGTATTATATCGGCAAGATTTTGCGAAAGTTTACGCTTTTTTACCGCTCTGGAAGGGGGTTGGCATAAACTACAAACAAAACTGTTTTTAGGTTGATGAGCATGAGTAATGAACATCCCTTTGCAGCAATTGCATGACGACAGTTGCAGCATACCGCTGTCAACAAACCGGACTAATGTCCAGGCACGCGTCAATGCCAACAGTGGAGAATCGCTCTGTGGTGCACACTGTTCGAGATAAAGCCGGTAAGATTTAATCACCGCTTCAACACCACTGCACTGCCCATTCTTGATTAAAAAGCTGTATGCGTTGTAGAACATTGATGAATGAATATTTTGTTCCCAGGTCATAAACCAATCCGTTGAAAAAGGCAGCATTCCCTTTGGCGGCGGGCTTCCTCTCAGCTCTTTGTACAGTTTAATCAAACGCCCGCGACTTAACTGAGTTTCACTTTCTAACATCTGTAAACGAGCGCCAAGCGAAATGAGTTCCATTGCTAATTGGATATCTCTCGCTTCCTGAACAATACTTTTCTCCGCCATTACTTATGCCCTTTTCTTAGGCAGGTTTTCTTCTTTCGAAGTTAACTGTTGTAATAAGTGACTCGATAAGAGAATCCCCGTATGAATTTGCTGTAAGTCATCCACACGTGATTCCTGAGTCAACACTTTGATTGTATTGTGATCGTTAAAACGGAAATGGCATATCAGTTGGTTAGTTTCTGCCAGCTTCACCATCTGCGGTAAAGTCAGTTGCATCAAGGTATCTGCCATCTCGTCATTGATTCCAAGACGAAACATTGCAGAAGCTTTTTCATCATTAATTAAGCGTTGCGCCAGTAACAAATAAGACAGATTAATGTCATAAATGTGTTTGAGTAATTCAGAGGTACCCATATTTCCCATCCCGACAGGCTATGTTTAAAACATAAGTTAGGTGATAGACCATATCGCCCAGTTCGAAAATCACTCTCCATTGATGGCATAAAAAACTATCGGTGCCAGATACTGCGAGTTACTGCTTCATCATTTCTTATTCGGGCAATCGTTACTTGCCAACTTTACGCATCACGCTGCGAATCCGTTCATCCGTTGCTTTTTAGTCCCATCCTGAAGACCCACCCTAACCAAAGCATAGGATTAATCCTAAAACAGCACAACTGTACCGCCTAATCCGTAGCACATACAACGTAACTGAATAATAATTTTGACCATTATGT
Protein-coding sequences here:
- the cheA gene encoding chemotaxis protein CheA yields the protein MSAFYQTFFDEADELLADMEQHLLLLDPSEPDTEQLNAIFRAAHSIKGGAGTFGFKVLQETTHILENLLDGARRGEMRLSTDIINLFLETKDIMQDQLDAYKTAQEPNAESFEYICQALRQLALESKADDDVALAEAPVATPHTASPTSNAAGKGEMRIALTGLKSQEIPQMLEELGNLGTVKDPHQTDTSVEVTLVTSESEDDISAVLCFVLEPEQISFKSAVVSQPAVAEVVETLAVVEAPAPVASVVASAPGAAKPQAAPENGKNKAKTGDTSIRVAVEKVDQLINLVGELVITQSMLAQRSSELDPVAHGDLLNSMGQLERNARDLQESVMSIRMMPMEYVFSRFPRLVRDLAAKLDKQVELTLMGSSTELDKSLIERIIDPLTHLVRNSLDHGIESPDKRVAAGKSAVGNLTLSAEHQGGNICIEVIDDGAGLNRERILAKALSQGLAVSDTMSDEEVGMLIFAPGFSTAEKVTDVSGRGVGMDVVKRNIQEMGGHVEIHFQAGKGTTIRILLPLTLAILDGMSVKVNNEVFILPLNAVMESLQPQSEDLYPLAGGERVLQVRGEYLPLVELFHIFDVDGAKTDATQGIVVILQSAGRRYALLVDQLIGQHQVVVKNLESNYRKVPGVSAATILGDGSVALIVDVSALQALNREKRVVETAA
- the motB gene encoding flagellar motor protein MotB; the encoded protein is MKHQHPIIRKKRKSGHGGHHGGSWKIAYADFMTAMMALFLVMWLIAISTPMQLAQIAEYFRTPLKVALTSGSKSSDSSSPIPGGGNDPTQQDGEVKKAIKTDNVEKKLDEVRLNRLRERLDQLIEADPRLRALRPHLLIEMIDEGLRIQIIDSQNRPMFKTGSAQVEPYMRDILRAIAPILNDFPNKLSISGHTDDVQYTTGERGYSNWELSADRANASRRELIFGGLSDGKVLRVVGMAATMNLKQATSGNDAINRRISLLVLSRQAQKDIEEENAESSAVNIDKVENLQNMELDKPKPTIPAAENSDKNTSGSGGASPLPANGVPAPERQQPTTTLPAAPDSQATPSQ
- the motA gene encoding flagellar motor stator protein MotA, which encodes MLVILGYIVVIGSILGGYLMVGGHLGALYQPAELIIIGGAAVGAFIVGNTGKAIKATLRAFPLLVKSSKYNKALYMDLMALLFRVMAKSRQQGMLSLEFDIDNPRESEIFSSYPNILADNTIVEFITDYLRLMVSGNMNAFEIETLMDEEIETIEHESEVPATSLTLMGDGLPAFGIVAAVMGVVHSLAFVDRPAAELGMMIANAMVGTFLGILLAYGFVSPLAALLRHKNAEKIKVLQCIKVTLLSSLNGYAPQIAVEFGRKTLYSTERPSFTELEEHIRRVKSPTQQASDSNA
- the flhC gene encoding flagellar transcriptional regulator FlhC — protein: MAEKSIVQEARDIQLAMELISLGARLQMLESETQLSRGRLIKLYKELRGSPPPKGMLPFSTDWFMTWEQNIHSSMFYNAYSFLIKNGQCSGVEAVIKSYRLYLEQCAPQSDSPLLALTRAWTLVRFVDSGMLQLSSCNCCKGMFITHAHQPKNSFVCSLCQPPSRAVKKRKLSQNLADIIPQLLDEQVKHAV
- the flhD gene encoding flagellar transcriptional regulator FlhD, with protein sequence MGTSELLKHIYDINLSYLLLAQRLINDEKASAMFRLGINDEMADTLMQLTLPQMVKLAETNQLICHFRFNDHNTIKVLTQESRVDDLQQIHTGILLSSHLLQQLTSKEENLPKKRA